A single genomic interval of Anthonomus grandis grandis chromosome 17, icAntGran1.3, whole genome shotgun sequence harbors:
- the LOC126746319 gene encoding lipase member H-like: protein MVPLVIFVLVTLLLQLTSTQNETEELLYQHQMQNRLRRTINIGPCRIVLYSECPDPEVTFFMYSTAHPESPEQVYTSTNLRGTNLQKTSFDPRKPTKVIIHGYNSNMFLSALTELRQEYLKTNDYNIFAVDWSPLNKSPCYPAAVWNSRHVGTCVAQLIDRIRDMGAENIHVIGFSLGAHITNYLSIALRPYKLPRITGLDPALPGFITGNLDEKLDKSDATFVDVYHTNALMQGKAEESGHVDFYFNGGSVQPGCWGPEFFSCNHHRAPLYYAESINSDAGFWGWKCPSYFDYLGGRCPPSVSNELYVLAGEKLRHGIVGTYMVITGSSPPFAIGPYNFTTGAWLKGQKPVEDTLDNSIGTDQEYQQPDFEVDVVEPDELFNQLLEQKVENERLYNNVFGGAIYDNLV from the exons ATGGTTCCGTTGGTGATCTTCGTTTTGGTGACCCTCCTATTACAat TGACAAGTACCCAAAATGAGACGGAAGAATTACTGTACCAGCACCAAATGCAAAACAGACTGCGACGGACGATCAACATCGGACCTTGCAGGATCGTCTTGTATTC AGAATGTCCAGATCCGGAGGTGACGTTTTTCATGTATTCCACCGCTCATCCAGAGAGTCCCGAGCAGGTTTACACCTCGACCAACCTGCGGGGGACGAATCTACAAAAAACCTCTTTCGATCCCCGCAAACCCACCAAGGTGATCATACACGGTTATAATTCGAATATGTTCCTAAGTGCCCTTACTGAATTAAGGCAAG AATACCTTAAAACAAACGACTACAACATTTTCGCGGTGGACTGGAGCCCTTTGAACAAATCCCCTTGTTACCCGGCGGCAGTGTGGAACTCCCGACACGTTGGCACTTGCGTAGCCCAATTAATCGATAGAATTCGGGACATGGGTGCCGAGAACATCCACGTAATCGGGTTCAGTTTAG GTGCCCATATAACCAACTATCTCTCGATAGCGCTTCGGCCTTATAAGCTTCCGAGAATCACGGGGCTGGACCCGGCCCTTCCAGGCTTCATAACGGGAAACCTGGACGAAAAGCTGGATAAAAGCGATGCCACGTTTGTGGACGTTTACCACACCAATGCCCTGATGCAAGGAAAAGCCGAGGAGAGTGGCCAcgtggatttttattttaatggggGGTCAGTACAACCCGGGTGCTGGGGACCAG AGTTTTTCTCTTGTAACCACCATAGGGCTCCGCTGTACTACGCGGAATCGATTAACTCGGACGCGGGATTTTGGGGATGGAAGTGCCCCAGCTACTTTGACTATTTGGGGGGCAGGTGCCCCCCGAGTGTTTCTAATGAACTGTACGTCTTGGCAGGCGAAAAATTGAGGCATGGGATAGTAGGTACATATATG gtGATCACTGGATCTTCACCACCGTTTGCTATTGGGCCGTACAACTTCACCACTGGTGCCTGGTTGAAGGGCCAGAAACCGGTTGAAGATACTCTGGATAATTCCATTGGAACCGACCAAGAGTACCAGCAGCCGGACTTTGAAGTTGATGTAGTTGAACCTGACGAACTTTTCAATCAACTGTTGGAGCAGAAAGTTGAAAATGAACGTCTGTACAATAATGTTTTTGGGGGAGCAATATACGATAATTTGGTTTAG